A stretch of DNA from Henriciella sp. AS95:
CATGCTTGAAGGCATCGCCCGTCCGGTCGACGCCCGGCGCCTTACCATACCAGATGCCAAACAGACCATCGCGTTGGGCGCCCGGGAACAGACCCAGCTGCTGAGAGCCCCAGACGGCCGTCGCGCCAAGGTCTTCGTTGAGGCCTTCCCAGAACTCGATATCGTGCGCCGTCAGCCACTTCTGCGCGGCGCGCAGCTGCTGGTCATAGCCACCGAGCGGCGAGCCACGATACCCGGAAATGAAGCCAGCCGTATTATGTCCAGCGGCAATATCGAGGCGCTTCTGATCAAGCGGCAGGCGGACGAGCGCCTGGATGCCCGTCATGTAAGCTCGGCCCTCGACAAGATCGTATTTATCGTTCAGCGTGACTTCACGGTGTTCCAAGGAACAACCTCCCTATTTTCTCAAGATTATAATTTTTGCATTTTTTGTTGAAATTGCTTGCCCATCTTGCGCAATATAGCGTAAGAAAGGGCATACTTTTCTAATTTGAACGCATAAGTGAGACAAAAATTGCCCCAAACACTTGACGCGATCGACGCCAAAATTCTTGACCTGATTCAGAAGGATGCCGCACTTTCGGTTGCCGAAATTGCCGACCGCGTGGGACTTTCTTCCTCGCCGTGCTGGCGCCGCATAAAGCGCATGGAAGAAGCCGGCATCATCCAGGGCCGTGTTACCTTGCTTGATCGCGATACGCTGGGGCTGGGCTTCGAGGTTGTCGCCAGCGTCAAGCTCGCCTTGCCGAGCAAGGAAAATCTCGACCGTTTCGAACGCCTTGTCGGCAAGTGGCCGGAAGTCCTTGAGTGCATGACGGTCACAGGTGCAGTCGACTATGTCATGCGGATTACGACGACGGACATGCATTCATACGACTCCTTCCTCAGAGACCAACTCCTCGGATCGGGTCTTGTTTCCGACGTTCAGTCCCGTATCGTTATCAACGTCGCCAAACGCACCACCGCCCTGCCGCTCGGCCTGATCAGCGATTACGTCCCGGCGGGCTAACACCGCAAGGAGGCTTCGATGAAGACTTTGAGCCTTGTTCTATGCGCACTCTTTCTGACGATTCAGTCTGCGGTCGCGCAGGATGTTGATCAGGAATGGCTGCAATCAGCTGTCGATGACGTCCGTTCGGAGTTCGATCTGATCGCGCTCGGCGCTTCGGTTGCGCGTCTTGATCAACCGGCCGTCACCGCTGTGTCTGGTCACACCCGGAAAGGCAGCGACGAAGCCGTCGACCCTGGTGATGCCTGGCATATCGGGTCCAACACCAAGGCATTGACCGCATTGCTCTACGCCCGGCTGGTCGAGGGTGGCGACGCGCAATGGGGCGTGAGCGTGACGGACCTCTTCAAAGACCAGATCGACACGATCGACCCAGCCTGGAACAATGTCACCATTGAAGACGTGTTCGCGCACCGGGCCGGCGTCGGCCAGCTGGGCCCTACCTGGCTCATCTCACGGCATGCCGATTCAAGACCCGTGACCGAGCAAAGGTTGGAGACGGTCGAGAAGCTGCTCGCCTCACCGCCCAAAAAGCCGGTTGGCGAGTTCGAATACAGCAATCTCAACTACATTGTGGCCGGCACAGCCATAGAGCTCATGACCGGCGAGAGCTGGGAAGACGCCATGAAGGCGCGTGTCTTTGACGTTCCCGGATCTGAGTGGTCAGAAGGATGGGGCTTTGGCCCGCCTCAGGACGGGTTGCAGGGCACCAAACGCAATCTGTTCGGCTTAAAACAAGCCGCCGGAACCGGGCCAGGCGCCGACAACCCAGCCGCCCTCGGCCCTGCCGGTACGGCTCATGCGCCACTGGAAAGCCATGCGCGCCTGCTGCTGGAATTCATCAATCCTGAAAGCGACCTCGTCACGAAAGACATGCGCGAGCATCTCTTCCAGCCATGGCCAGACGAGACTGCAGACTATGCCATGGGTTGGGGCGTTATGCGCGGCGATGATGGCAACGTTTCCTACGGACATGCAGGCTCGAATACGATGTGGCTTTCGCGGGCACTTATTCTTCCCGGACTGGACGCAGCCATTGTCGTGAACACGAATGAATTTAACGATGACAGCAAAGCGGCGACCGATGCGGTCCTTCAACGCATTCGTCTTGAACTGGCCGCGGATTAAGGCCTGAGCGTCTGGCGCATGGTCCAGAAAGCCCTTCCCATAGAAATTTGACCCTCTTTGCCATTGGTTTGCGCCTTTCACTACAGGAGGTGTTCATCCATGAGCGACGATAAACTGGAAGCCCTGAGAAAACGCATGGCGGATCGGCAGGACGCGGTGTCGAGAAGCATGAATCAGAACTTTGGCGCGCGGATGTCGAGCCCTCCGGCGTCAGACCAATCCTCACAAAACATCAATTCTGAACAGGCAAGCCTGCAGGATGAAAACGCCATGGCGTTCGAAGCCGCGAATGCTGAGACAATGGCGGCACACTTGGGAAGCGACCCTGAAAACCGGGCACCAACCGGGCGTCCTCCGGCGCCGACCGGCAAATGGCGCTGCATTTCAAACAGCCCTGTCGTGTCGATTGATTTGATTGCCAACATTGCGGAGGGCGGCGGTTTGTCCGCCCAAGGGACAGTGGTTTACGTCGCAACCTCGAGAATCTACGAAGTCTCTGGTCAGGGCAGCTGGACACTGATGCCGCCGGACCATACGTCCCCGAACTGGCTATTCAATTTCAGGCTGATCCCCTCAAACCACGCCATATTCCGATGGTTTGCGTCTCCAACGGACTCGCCAAACCATCTGCATAACCGCTTCGTCTCGCCCAGAACGGGTCATGTCATCGACACGCGTTGCGAGCGGATTGGCTGATCACATAAAATAAGGGCGGGGATTAACCCGCCCTGTATCAAAGCCTGGATGTGTCCGAAACGCTTCCGCTACATCCCGGTTTTTAGGTTGAAAGGCCAGCTACTAGGCGCGCTCAACGCACATGGCGATTCCTTCGCCGCCGCCGATGCAGAGCGACGCAACGCCCTTCTTCGCATCGCGGTCTTCCATGGCTGCCAGCAGCGTCACGAGAATACGCGCCCCGGAGGCCCCAATCGGGTGGCCCATGGCGCAGGCGCCGCCGTGCACGTTCACGATATCATGTGAAATGCCGAGCTCTTTCATCGCGATCATCGGAACAACGGCAAAGGCTTCGTTGATCTCCCAGAGTTCAACGTCGTCCTTGGTCCAGCCCGCTTTTTCGAGGGCCTTCTTCATCGCGGGAACCGGCGCAGTCGTGAAGTATTCCGGCTCATGCGCATGGCTTGAAGACGAAACGATCTTCGCGATCGGCTTGAGGCCGCGCTTTTCGGCTTCGGACTGGGTCATCAGGACGAGCGCTGCAGCACCGTCAGAAATCGCAGACGCGTTCGCGGCCGTGACCGTACCGTCCTTGTTGAAGGCTGGGCGCAGCGTCGGGATCTTGTCCGGGCGGGCCGTGCGAGGAAGCTCGTCGGTGTCGACGGTGACATCACCCTTGCGGGTCTTCATCGTGACCGGCGTGATCTCGCGCTTGAATTTGCCAGCTTCGGTCGCCTTCTTCGCGCGGTCCAGCGTTTCGAGGGCGTAGGCATCCTGCTGTTCACGCGTGAACTGGTATTCGCGCGCGATCATGTCAGCGAAGTTACCCATCGGCCCGCCTGCATAGGCATCTTCAAGGCCATCCGTCGCCATGTGGTCCTTCATGCTGGTGGCGCCATATTTGTGGCCCTTGCGCAGATCGACAAGGTGCGGCGCATTGGTCATGGATTCCATACCGCCGACGACGATGACATTTGCATTGCCTGCAGCGATCGCATTGGCGCCCATCACGGTTGCCTGCAAGCCGGAGCCGCACATCTTGTTGATCGTGGTCGCTTCGGTGCCCTTGTCGAGACCGGCCTTGATCGCCGCCTGACGCGCCGGCGCCTGGCCCTGGCCGGCCGGGAGGCAGTTGCCCATGATGATTTCGTTGACTTCGTCGGCGCCGAGCTTGGCTTCGTCTGCGGCCGCTTTTACGGCGAGCGCGCCGAGTTCATTGGCAGAGAGGCCGGAAAGGTCCCCCAGCAGTCCACCCATTGGGGTGCGTGACATACCTACAATTACGATGGGGTCCTGAGCCATTATTTCCTCCAGTGGTCTCTGTGATGTTGCGTGTGCGAAGATGTGCGCTTCCGTGGCCGCAGCGTCAAGGCCTACCGCCTTCTATGTCGCGCCTGTTTAGCAAAACTGAGGACCTCCATGCCGCGCTTGTATTGAAGGGCACGAGCCTTCATCCTGCCCGCCAACAGAACGAGACAAATCAGGAGGTTACCCATGTCGAACTCAATTCCGGACACCGCGCTACAGCTGCGGTCCGAAGTCAAATCCTCTGGCGAGCTGGAGCTCTCGCTCGCCGAGGTTTCCGTTCCGACGCCCGGCGAAAACGACATCCTCATTCGTATCGCAGCCACCCCTATCAACCCGTCAGACCTCGGCCTGCTGGTCGGGGCCGCTGACCTGTCGACGGCAACCCAGTCCGGCACGGCGGATCGCCCCGTGATAACGGCGAAGATACCTGAGCAAGCCATGCGGGCGATGAAAGCGCGTGTCGGCCAATCCCTTCCTGTTGGCAATGAAGGCGCTGGTACGGTCGTTGCCGCGGGCTCGTCGGATGCAGCGCAAGCCCTGATGGGCAAGCTGGTGACAGGCCTCGGCGGTGAGTTCTACGGCGAGTACCGGATGCTAAACGTGGCGCAAGTCATGGAATTGCCAAACGGCGCGAGCGCCCGCGATGGCGCGTCGTGTTTCGTGAACCCGCTGACCGCTCTCTCCTTTCCCGAAACGATGCGCATGGAAGGCCATGAAGGCCTCGTTCATACCGCCGCCGCATCGAACCTTGGCCAGATGCTCAACAAGATCTGCATCGCTGATGGCGTGCCGCTGGTGAACATCGTCCGCAAACCGGAACAGGAAAAGATCCTGCGCGATCTCGGCGCGAAATACATCGTCAACTCCAGCAGCGACAGCTTTATGAAAGACCTGATTGCGGCCCTCGCAGAGACGAAGGCGACACTCGGCTTTGACGCTATTGGTGGCGGACCGCTCGCTGGCCAGATTCTCACGGCGATGGAGGCCGCGGCGAATATGGGCGCGGAATATAGCCGATATGGCTCAGCCAAGCCCAAGCATGTCTACATCTATGGCCGCCTCGACATGAGCCCGACCACCATACCGCCTGGCGTCGGCATGGCCTGGAGCACAGGCGGCTACCTTCTGACCTACTTCCTGCAGAAGATCGGTGCCGAAGGCCGCGCCAAACTGCGCAAGCGCGTCATGGATGAGCTGAAAACCACTTTCGCCAGCCACTACACCGATGAAATCTCGCTGAAGGACGCGCTAAACGTCGAGACGCTGAAGTCGTACAACGCCAAACGCACAGGCGAGAAGTTCCTGATCAACCCGTCGTTCTAGACAAGGAAATGGGGGCGTCCCGACAGGAACGCCCCCTCACTTTGTCCTCGCAATAGACGCGAAGGTTATTCGTTGATTTTAACCGTGACCGTCCCGAGTGTCGGGCTGGTGACTTCAAATTCATCGCCAGCGCTCTTGCCTTCGGGATACTCGGTGCAGGATTCCGTTGGCGACAGTGTGGACGTGGTGCAAAGTGAGTCGCCCTCGATGCGCCATGAACCGGTAAAGCTCGACCCCATCGCAACGCCGCTATAGGTGCCGTCTTCATTGTAGTCGATCGGGATGGACAAGCCCTGCGTCGTGATCACCGCATCATTGGCGATGAGGACGTTCAGCGTGTCATTCCCCTCAGCATAGGCGGCCGACGAGATGCAAGCAGCCGCAGCCAGAACGAAAACAGTTTTCTTCATTTATTTTTCTCCCAAGGTATTATCGGAGCATCATACATGACGTTCTCTCACCCTCAAAGATAAATGTAGTTAAGTATCGGACTTATTCTGCACTTTCGCCGACAGCATGAAAAACGGGCGCCCCTATGCAGAGCGCCCGCTTCAGAATAATCAGTCTGGCCAGTGGGTTAGCGGCCTGCGCCTAAAATCTCGCGGGCGCCAGCTTCCGGTTTGGCGATCATCTTCGGCTCGACATTCAACTCCATCACCATTTGCGTATCCGGCTGGTAAGGCTGCCACTCTGGCAGGAGGTCCGACGATGGCGTGCCTGTCTTCGCAAAGCTGATCCAGGCATCGGACATCATCTCGCCCATCGCCACAGGACCTTCTCCTGAGCCAACCAGCACGCGAGACTCCTCGACATTGTCGAACATGAACGGAATATCGAGCGTGTGCGGGCTTTTCAGGATGCCGCCATTGGTGTCGGTCTCATAGGTCAGCCAGTACACATAGACCGGCGCACCACCCTGCCGGGCTTTCTGCGCCGCGAGGATATGCGTGCCCTGCATGAAGCGAGCGGTCTGGGCGCGGATCGCGATATAGGTTGGCGTCTCATCAGGCAGCTCTCCGCGGTAATACTCGACCAGAGCCGGTCCTTGCGGACCAAAACTGGGCGCCATCTTGTCGAGATCTTCATCATCAAGCACACCGAACCAGGGCTGGGCGGCCATGAAGATCGTCATTTCGTCCTTGTTGGAGCCGATCAGGATAGGAATATCCTTCGACTGCTCGGGACCTGCAGGAATGAACGGATTGCTCGGCAGGACGACATCATCAACGATCGGTCCGAACCGCATACCGCCGATGCTGCGACCGGCTTCAAGAAGCTCTTCAGCCGGTATGGCACGGAGGTCTTCAACGGTCTCGATGCCCGTGGCCGTCAGCAGTTTGTCGGTAAACTCGGCCGCCTCCTCTTTCTTGCCTGACGTCACAGCGGGGCCAGACTGGATGATGGCCTTGTGGAAGAGACCGTCCGCAGCCGGCGTGGCCAGCAGGTGCGAGACCTTCGAGCCGCCGCCGGACTCGCCCATGATCGTGACATTGTCGGGGTCGCCACCAAACGCCTCGATATTGTCGCGCACCCATTCAAGCGACGCGACGAGGTCCAGATTTCCGAGGTTGCCAGAGGCTGCATAATCCTCACCGAACTTGTCGCCGAGATAGAGATAGCCGAACACGTTGAGACGGTGATTCACCGTCACAACGACGACATCGCCCTTTTCGGCAAGGTTTCGTCCATCATAGGCCGGCCAGCCACCAGAGCCGTAAGCGTATCCGCCGCCATGAAACCAGACCATGACAGGCCGTTTCTTGTCGTCGGCAGCGGGCGTCCAGACATTCAGAAACAGCGCGTCTTCATTGTCGATCTTGGCTTCGGTGTAGGTCGGGAAAATCGTCTGCATCTGACGTGACCAGTCAGAGGTACGCGGCCCACTCGCGCTGTACATCTGCATAGCTGGCGCGCCGAGATCGGTGGCGTCATAGATGCCGTCCCAGTCATCGGGCTTCTGCGGCGGCATGAAACGCAGCTCGCCAATGGGTGCCTTGCCATAGCGCAGGCCGAGATATTCCTCGATGCCACGATCGACGAGTCCTTGTACATCGCCGTGCTCAGTCGTCACAATCGGCGTGGCATCCGGGATGCCGGTGTCCTGCGCGAAAGCAGGCGTGAGCGACGCACCGGCCGCAATCACGCTGGCCGTGAGCCATGTTTTGAGCTTTGACCTCAGCATGGGTTTCCTCCTGATTTTTCTGATTTGATTAGTGTGGAGCGCTGATCTGCGGCCCCTGCCAGACCGACCTCAATCGGCGGACAAGACAGGCCTGATTGACGACAAAAATCGCCGCAAGCTGCATGGGCCAGCGTACAGCCATTCGCTGTCCGGCATCGCGGCGCAGAGCCCGACGTAAATATGCGGAACATGTTCAACTCCCATCTGGACCATCCTTCTTGCGAGATGATCTTCGATGAGAAGAAACAAGCACAGTTGACGCTAGTTGGCTAGCGCGTTCTCGATGTCCGCCACCAGGATTTCATCGCCCGGTTTCACAGATGACGGATAGGCCTTGAGAACATCGCCAGACTTGCTGACGAGAACCTTGTGAAAATTCCATTTCGGCTCGGCAGCTTCGCCGAGCCCCGTCTTGGCAACCTGCCAGAATTCATGCTGTTCGGGCCCGATCGCATGCACCTTTGATGTCAGCGGGAAATCAACCCCGAAATTGATCTCGCAGAACGTCTTGATCTCTTCTTCGGTGCCAGGCTCCTGACCGCCAAAATCGTTCGAGGGCGCGCCAACAACCGTGAAGCCCTGCTGCTCAAACCGGTCATGCAGGGCCTGCAGCCCTTCATATTGAGGGGTGTAGCCGCACTTGGAGGCGGTGTTCACCACCAGGAGGACCTCTCCTTCAAAATCGGCTAGCGGCATGTCTTTGCCGTCGATGGACTTGAAAGCGACATCGTGAACATTGGCGGTCATCTGATCGGTCTCGCTGATCTCTGATGTGGAGGCGTTTGCTTCGCCATCGTCTGCGCTCTGGGCGGCGCCGGAACAGGCCGTCAGGGCAAATATGGCAAATAGGGCTGGTCGAAGCATCGTGAGAATTCCTTGCTTGATGAAGACCAACTTAAGCCAATTGCGTCCATCGCCAAGATGAAATCTATCTGACCCGCGCCGGATCCACCTCATCGAGTTGAACGGCGCGGTCGATAATATCGAGAAGCTCATCGTCAATATCGCTCGGCGAGCGCACTTTCACATGGCGCAGCATCTTCCCGCTTCCTTCGATCCGGCCGATATAATCCTTCGCAAGACGCGCGCCCGACCATAACTGCAGGTTGCAATGACGCGAATGGGCGATGACCGAGAATATGCGCTCATGACCGAACCAGCACGGATAGTTCCAGGCCAGTGTTGCTTTAAGGCCCGGATGCTGAGCAATGATCGCCTGAGCCAACCGGATCGCAATGGGTTTCATGGGTCCTTCGAGGTCGTCGAAATACGATTGAACGGCGTTTGGCATTGGCATGGCTGTGCCCTCCCCAGAGCATCAATCCTGGAATGAAATGACAATCCAGCTGGGTTGTGAAGACTGATAATCCATTTTTTTTCATCCGCAGGCTGAACGAACAGAAAAAAAGGGCCAGCTTTTCGCCGGCCCTTTTCATCTGTTCTGCTGAAGCTTCAACGGCTACCAGATGCGGATACGTTCTTCAGGCGGAAGATAAAGTTCATCCTCTGGAGTGACGTTAAATGCGTCATACCACTCGTCCAGGTTGCGGACGACGCCGTTTACGCGATAAACCGGCGGCGAATGCGGGTCCGTCAGTATACGCTGGCGAAGAGCATCGTCGCGGTATTTCGTCCGCCAGACCTGCGCCCAGGACATGAAGAAACGCTGGTCACCGGTCATCCCGCCCAGCACGGGCGCTTCCTCGTCGGCGCTGATTTCGCCGTCGCCATTTTCGTCGAGGCTCATCTTGTACGCCTTGTAAGCCATCGACAGGCCACCAAGGTCACCGATGTTTTCGCCAAGGGTCAGGCGTCCGTTCACGCAGGTCTCCCCCTCATCGATCGGGCAGTACTGATTGTACTGACCGACAAGCGCGTCGGTTAGCGCCTTGAACGCAGCCTCATCTTCCGGCGTCCACCAGTTGCGAAGCACGCCGTCGCCATCGGATTTTGCGCCCTGATCGTCAAAGCCGTGGCCCATCTCATGGCCAATCACGCCGCCAATGGCGCCGTAATTGATCGCGGGGTCAGCCGAGATGTTGAAGAAAGGCGGCTGCAGGATGGCGGCCGGAAAAACAATCTCGTTGCGGTTCGGCGAGTAGTAGGCATTGACCGTCTGCGGCAGCATGAACCATTCGGTCTTGTCGATCGGCCCGCCAAGGTTGGACATCATGTCCTCAAACGCCCAGCGATTGGCCTCCATGTCATTCTCGAATGCATCATCACCGACAGTCAGGTCGTCATAGGTCTCGAACTTCTCGGTGTAGCCGATCTTCGGCGTGAACTTGTCAAGCTTGGCATAGGCTTCCGGTTTGGTGTCTTCGCTCATCCATGTGATCTCATGGAGGTTGTCAGCCATCGCCTTTCTGAGATTGCCGACCAGCTCGTCCATCGCAGCCTTGTTTTCAGGTGGGAAGTAGCGCTCAGCGTACACCTTGCCGACGCCCTCGCCGAGCGCGCCTTCGACCGATTGCACGCCGCGCTTCCAGCGCTCGCGCTGTTCTTCCTGACCGTTCAGCAGCTTGCCGTAGAGCGCAAAGCTTGCCTCGTCGATCTTCGCCGGCAACACGTCGGAGCGGTTCGACAGAAAGTGGGCCGCCGAATAGGCTTTCCAGGTTTCGATTGGCTCATTCGCCATCAGGTCGAGCAGGCCGACAATGCCGCCGCCGGAAATATCCGCGAGTTGTTCTTCGGTCAGGCCGTAATCGGACACTTCCTGTGGCGTTGGCGAGAGCTGGCGCACGACGTATGCCGCTTCATCATCAATGCCGAGCGTCTCCAGAATGGTTTGCATCGGGAAGTCCGGCTCCAGCGCCACCAACTCAGCCTTGGAAAGCTTGTTGTAAGTCAGGTTGCGGTTGCGGCTGACCGTGCGGTCCCAGTGGGCTTTGGCGATCTTCGTTTCCAGGTCGAAGACGGCTTCGGCCCATTGCGCTGGCTCCGGATAACCTGCTTCGCCGAGAAGAAGCGTCAGATAGGCCTTATAGGCCTCGCGATATTCGAGATTTTTCTCGCTATCTTCCAGGTACTGGTCGCGGTCCGGCAGGCCAAGTCCCGCTTGCGTGATGTAGAAGATGTAGCTGTCAGTGTCTTTGGAATCGACGTCGACCCAACCGGTGACAGGGGAGTCGAAGCCAGGCGTCGCGAACAGCTTGGCCAGATCATCGCGTGTCTCCAAGCTGGCGATCTTGTCCAGATAAGGCTGCGCGGGCGCCATGCCCTTCGCTTCAATGGAATCGGTATCGAGATAGGCATTGTAATAAGCAGCGATTTTGCCTTCCAGCGTGCTCGGATCAGGCTGCGCTTCGGCGAGATCATCAATGATAAAGCGTACGCGCTGTTCGGACTTCTCACGCAGCAGCGTGAAAGAGCTGTAGCTCGTCCGGTCGGCCGGGATTTCGAAGTCGTCGTACCAGGTGCCATTGGCATAAGAGAAGAAATCGTCGCCCGGGTCGACATCAGGCTTCATCGAGACCAGATCGAGCCCAAACTCGCCCCAGTCATCCCTGGAAACTGTGACCACTTCCCTCGTATCGGCTGGTGGCTCAACCACCGCAACAGTCTCTGTCTGGTCAGGCACCGTCGTGGTGGTGCAAGCCGCCAGCACAGCCAAAGCCGAGCCGCTCAGGAATAGTGATCGCATTCTTCGTCTCCTCGAAGCAAATGATTGCAAGATGAACTTGTTTTTAGGGCACAGCCGCCCACAATCCACCCTTCATTTGCACCCGGAGACTACTCGGCGGGGTGTGCGCGACCTCCATGAGAGGAGCCGATAAGTTCTTCCTCGTCGATGTTCACTTCACCCTCATAGGATTCGCCGATCTGGCGATAAGGGCGACCACCCCAGGTCCAGCGGAAGATGCGTCCGACTTCACAGCCGACCGCATAAAGCGCGGGCACCATGAGGAGCGACACAAACAGCGCAAAGGCGACAGCTGAACCGAGCGACACCACCATCGGCTTCAGGAACTGAGCCTGCACCGACTTCTGCGTGATCATCGGCAGAATGCCCACAAAGGTCGTCACAGACGTCAGGAGCACGGGACGGAAACGCGAAACGCCAGCATCGACGATCGCCTGCAGCGCGCCTGCGCCTTCATCCCGGCGCCTGTTGATATAATCAACGAGCACAAGGTTATCGTTGATCACAACGCCGGCTGCGGCGCCGATACCGAACAGCGAGAAGATCGCCATCGGGACGCCAAACAGGACATGCCCGAACGCCGCACCCGCATATCCGAACGGAATGGCGACCATCAGCAATAAGGGCTGCGAATACGATTGGAAGGCAATCGCCAGCAATATGTACATCGCAACGAAGGCGATGAGATAGAGCTTGATGATATCCCCGAAGAACTCAGCCTCCGACTGGGCTTCACCAATCGCACCCCGCGTAATCTGCGGGTACTTCTTGGCGAATTCCGGCCAGAAATTGGTTTCCATGTCCTGCGAGATCTGCGCGCGGGTGCCATCGCCGACCAGGTCCGCGAACACGGTGACCGACCGCTTGCGCTCCCGGCGCAGGATGCGGTTGATGCCGGGGGCAAACTCGATCTCGGCGACCTGGGCGAGCGGGATTTCCCGCCCATCCGAGGTCCGGATACGAAGGTCACGCAGACTGTCGAGGGAGCGGCGGTCGCTCTCAGGATAGCGCACCATGACGCGCACATCGTCGCCGTCGCGCGGCAGGCGCTGGGCCTCGATACCGTAATAGGCCGCACGCACCTGTGAGGTCACGTCGCTGAGCGTGATGCCCAGTGTCGTGGCACCCGGTTTCAGACCAAGCCGGATTTCCTCGGCGGCCGAGGAGAGGTTGTCGCTGATGTCATACGTCTCTGCATATGTTGCAAGCTGGGCTTTTACTTCATCAGCCGCTGCCCGAAGCAGATCGAGATCGTCATGGTTCAACGCAAAGCGGATCGAATTGCTGGAGTTGTTCACCGTGAACGCGAAGTTCACTTCCTCAGCATCCGGCACATCCCCGAAATGGTCGCGGATTTCGTCCGAGATCATCTTGGTCGTCACGCCGGTCGGGCGCTCTTCGGCAGGCATAAGCCCAATAAAGGATTGAAGACGGCCCTC
This window harbors:
- a CDS encoding Lrp/AsnC family transcriptional regulator; its protein translation is MPQTLDAIDAKILDLIQKDAALSVAEIADRVGLSSSPCWRRIKRMEEAGIIQGRVTLLDRDTLGLGFEVVASVKLALPSKENLDRFERLVGKWPEVLECMTVTGAVDYVMRITTTDMHSYDSFLRDQLLGSGLVSDVQSRIVINVAKRTTALPLGLISDYVPAG
- a CDS encoding serine hydrolase domain-containing protein, encoding MKTLSLVLCALFLTIQSAVAQDVDQEWLQSAVDDVRSEFDLIALGASVARLDQPAVTAVSGHTRKGSDEAVDPGDAWHIGSNTKALTALLYARLVEGGDAQWGVSVTDLFKDQIDTIDPAWNNVTIEDVFAHRAGVGQLGPTWLISRHADSRPVTEQRLETVEKLLASPPKKPVGEFEYSNLNYIVAGTAIELMTGESWEDAMKARVFDVPGSEWSEGWGFGPPQDGLQGTKRNLFGLKQAAGTGPGADNPAALGPAGTAHAPLESHARLLLEFINPESDLVTKDMREHLFQPWPDETADYAMGWGVMRGDDGNVSYGHAGSNTMWLSRALILPGLDAAIVVNTNEFNDDSKAATDAVLQRIRLELAAD
- a CDS encoding thiolase family protein, producing MAQDPIVIVGMSRTPMGGLLGDLSGLSANELGALAVKAAADEAKLGADEVNEIIMGNCLPAGQGQAPARQAAIKAGLDKGTEATTINKMCGSGLQATVMGANAIAAGNANVIVVGGMESMTNAPHLVDLRKGHKYGATSMKDHMATDGLEDAYAGGPMGNFADMIAREYQFTREQQDAYALETLDRAKKATEAGKFKREITPVTMKTRKGDVTVDTDELPRTARPDKIPTLRPAFNKDGTVTAANASAISDGAAALVLMTQSEAEKRGLKPIAKIVSSSSHAHEPEYFTTAPVPAMKKALEKAGWTKDDVELWEINEAFAVVPMIAMKELGISHDIVNVHGGACAMGHPIGASGARILVTLLAAMEDRDAKKGVASLCIGGGEGIAMCVERA
- a CDS encoding zinc-binding dehydrogenase; translation: MSNSIPDTALQLRSEVKSSGELELSLAEVSVPTPGENDILIRIAATPINPSDLGLLVGAADLSTATQSGTADRPVITAKIPEQAMRAMKARVGQSLPVGNEGAGTVVAAGSSDAAQALMGKLVTGLGGEFYGEYRMLNVAQVMELPNGASARDGASCFVNPLTALSFPETMRMEGHEGLVHTAAASNLGQMLNKICIADGVPLVNIVRKPEQEKILRDLGAKYIVNSSSDSFMKDLIAALAETKATLGFDAIGGGPLAGQILTAMEAAANMGAEYSRYGSAKPKHVYIYGRLDMSPTTIPPGVGMAWSTGGYLLTYFLQKIGAEGRAKLRKRVMDELKTTFASHYTDEISLKDALNVETLKSYNAKRTGEKFLINPSF
- a CDS encoding carboxylesterase family protein; protein product: MLRSKLKTWLTASVIAAGASLTPAFAQDTGIPDATPIVTTEHGDVQGLVDRGIEEYLGLRYGKAPIGELRFMPPQKPDDWDGIYDATDLGAPAMQMYSASGPRTSDWSRQMQTIFPTYTEAKIDNEDALFLNVWTPAADDKKRPVMVWFHGGGYAYGSGGWPAYDGRNLAEKGDVVVVTVNHRLNVFGYLYLGDKFGEDYAASGNLGNLDLVASLEWVRDNIEAFGGDPDNVTIMGESGGGSKVSHLLATPAADGLFHKAIIQSGPAVTSGKKEEAAEFTDKLLTATGIETVEDLRAIPAEELLEAGRSIGGMRFGPIVDDVVLPSNPFIPAGPEQSKDIPILIGSNKDEMTIFMAAQPWFGVLDDEDLDKMAPSFGPQGPALVEYYRGELPDETPTYIAIRAQTARFMQGTHILAAQKARQGGAPVYVYWLTYETDTNGGILKSPHTLDIPFMFDNVEESRVLVGSGEGPVAMGEMMSDAWISFAKTGTPSSDLLPEWQPYQPDTQMVMELNVEPKMIAKPEAGAREILGAGR
- a CDS encoding glutathione peroxidase, with the translated sequence MLRPALFAIFALTACSGAAQSADDGEANASTSEISETDQMTANVHDVAFKSIDGKDMPLADFEGEVLLVVNTASKCGYTPQYEGLQALHDRFEQQGFTVVGAPSNDFGGQEPGTEEEIKTFCEINFGVDFPLTSKVHAIGPEQHEFWQVAKTGLGEAAEPKWNFHKVLVSKSGDVLKAYPSSVKPGDEILVADIENALAN
- a CDS encoding DUF1801 domain-containing protein; protein product: MPMPNAVQSYFDDLEGPMKPIAIRLAQAIIAQHPGLKATLAWNYPCWFGHERIFSVIAHSRHCNLQLWSGARLAKDYIGRIEGSGKMLRHVKVRSPSDIDDELLDIIDRAVQLDEVDPARVR
- a CDS encoding M13 family metallopeptidase; the encoded protein is MRSLFLSGSALAVLAACTTTTVPDQTETVAVVEPPADTREVVTVSRDDWGEFGLDLVSMKPDVDPGDDFFSYANGTWYDDFEIPADRTSYSSFTLLREKSEQRVRFIIDDLAEAQPDPSTLEGKIAAYYNAYLDTDSIEAKGMAPAQPYLDKIASLETRDDLAKLFATPGFDSPVTGWVDVDSKDTDSYIFYITQAGLGLPDRDQYLEDSEKNLEYREAYKAYLTLLLGEAGYPEPAQWAEAVFDLETKIAKAHWDRTVSRNRNLTYNKLSKAELVALEPDFPMQTILETLGIDDEAAYVVRQLSPTPQEVSDYGLTEEQLADISGGGIVGLLDLMANEPIETWKAYSAAHFLSNRSDVLPAKIDEASFALYGKLLNGQEEQRERWKRGVQSVEGALGEGVGKVYAERYFPPENKAAMDELVGNLRKAMADNLHEITWMSEDTKPEAYAKLDKFTPKIGYTEKFETYDDLTVGDDAFENDMEANRWAFEDMMSNLGGPIDKTEWFMLPQTVNAYYSPNRNEIVFPAAILQPPFFNISADPAINYGAIGGVIGHEMGHGFDDQGAKSDGDGVLRNWWTPEDEAAFKALTDALVGQYNQYCPIDEGETCVNGRLTLGENIGDLGGLSMAYKAYKMSLDENGDGEISADEEAPVLGGMTGDQRFFMSWAQVWRTKYRDDALRQRILTDPHSPPVYRVNGVVRNLDEWYDAFNVTPEDELYLPPEERIRIW